Within the Arthrobacter sp. V1I7 genome, the region TGCCGCGGTTGGTCTTGACGCCGGTGACCCTGTTGCCGTCCTTGACGAAGCCGGTCACTTCGCAGTTCTGGATGATGTCCACGCCGAGTTCGTCGCACTTGCGGGCGAAGGCCCAGGCCACGTGGTCGTGCTTGGCGATGCCGGCGCGCGGCTGGTAGGTCGCGCCCATCACCGGGTAGCGGATGTTGTCATTGATGTTCAGGATGGGGCAGAGTTCCTTGACCTGCTGCGGGTCCAGCCACTCTGCGTCCACGCCGTTGAGCTTGTTCGCTCCAACGCGCCGGATGCTCTCGCGGACATCGCCCAGTGTGTGCGCCAGGTTCATGACGCCGCGCTGGCTGAACAGGAAGTCGTATTCGAGCTCCTCGGGCAGGATCTCCCAGAGCTTGAGCGCGTGCTCGTAGATGGCCGCGCTCTCGTCCCAGAGGTAGTTGGAGCGGATGATGGTGGTGTTCCGGGCCATGTTGCCGCCGGCGAGCCAGCCCTTTTCCAGGACCGCGATGTTGGTCATCCCGTGGTTCTTGGCCAGGAAGTAGGCGGTGGCCAGGCCGTGCCCGCCGCCGCCGACAATCACGGCGTCGTAGCTCTTCTTGGGGTCCGGGTTGTGCCAGAGGAATTCCGGGTGCTCCGGAAGCAGATCGGCCATCATGCCACCTCGGTCGCGTCAGAGGAGAGGTTGGGGTAGAGGGGGAACTTTCCGGCCAGGATTTCAACCCGCTGCCGGAGTTCCGCCACGGTCTCGTCGCTGAACTCGCGCTTGAGTGCTGCAGCGATAATGTCCGCGACCTCGGTGAATTCTGCCTTCCCGAAGCCACGCGTGGCCAGTGCCGGCGTGCCGATACGAAGACCGGAAGAGACCATCGGCGGACGCGGGTCGAAGGGCACGGCGTTGCGGTTGACCGTGATGCCGATCCGGTGCAGGCGGTCTTCGCCCTGCTGGCCGTCCAGTTCCGAATTGCGCAGATCCACCAGGACCAGGTGCACGTCAGTGCCACCGCTGACTACGGTCACGCCGGACTCTGCAACGTCGGCGGACAGCATGCGTTCTGCGATGATGCGGGCGCCTTCCAGGGTGCGTTCCTGGCGGTCGCGGAACGCCGGCTCAGCAGCGAGCTTGAACGCAACAGCCTTCGCGGCAATGACGTGCTCCAGCGGGCCACCCTGCTGTCCGGGGAACACCGCGGAGTTGACCTTCTTGGCGATGTCGGCGTCGTTGGTCAGGATCACACCACCGCGCGGGCCGCCAAGAGTCTTGTGGGTGGTGCTCGTGACGATGTGGGCGTGAGGCACGGGGTTGGGGTGAAGCCCTGCGGCCACCAGGCCTGCGAAATGCGCCATGTCCACCATCAGGTAGGCACCTACCAGGTCCGCGATACGGCGGAACTCGGCGAAGTCCAGCTGCCGGGAGTAAGCGGACCAGCCGGCGACGATCAGCTTCGGCTTGTTCTCAACCGCCAGGCGCTCGACTTCAGCCATGTCAATCAGCAGGGTGTCTTCGCCGACTCCGTACGGGACCACTTTGTAGAGCTTGCCGGAGAAGTTGATTCGCATCCCGTGTGTCAAGTGGCCACCGTGTGCGAGGTTCAGCCCCAGGATGGTGTCGCCGGGCTGGATTAGGGCGAACATCGCCGCTGCGTTGGCCTGGGCGCCTGAGTGGGGCTGCACATTGGCGAATTCGGAGCCGAACAATGACTTAAGACGGTCGATGGCCAGCTGCTCGACCACGTCAACGTGTTCGCAGCCGCCGTAGTAACGCTTGCCCGGGTAGCCTTCGGCGTACTTGTTGGTCAGGACGGATCCCTGCGCCTCCATGACCGCAGTCGGCGCAAAGTTTTCGGAGGCGATCATCTCCAGGGTGCCCTGCTGGCGCAGCAGTTCCTGCTGCACAGCGGCATGGATCAGAGGATCGGTCTCTGCGAGCGAGCGGGTCAGAACGTCGACCATCATTTCTCCTAAGTCTGCTATCTAATATCCTGTTGATATATTAGTTATGTGACTCAAGTATGCTATCGACTCCGGAGGGTGTCAACAGATTTCTGAGGGTTTAGCCAGGAGAGCCAAGAGCGGCCGCGAAGCAGACGAAGGCCTTGAACGCCTAGAGCGCAGCCCTTCCGGGCTGCGCTCCATTCCTGGCGTGGAGATCCGGGCTAGGCGGCGAAAAGAGCTTCGCGCACAGCGTGCTCGAAGCCAGTGACGTGGATCCGCGCGAGCTCCGCGGCCCGGGCTTCATCTCCGTCGATAACCGCACGGAGCAGGTCCACATGCTCATGCACGTGACGGGACAGGTCGGGAAGGCGATCCAGGACCAGGCACCAGATTCGTGTCGCGAGATTGTCGTAGCGAATCAGGACATCTTCGAGGTGGGGATTGGCGGCGGCCGCGTAAATGCCTTGGTGCACACGGGCATCGAGGCGCAGGGTTTCAACGACGGAGGCCGCACTTGTGTCGAAAGACTCGACAGCGCGCATAACAGCCCGCAATTGCTCTCTCATCGACTCCGTCGCCACCCGCGCAGCCCGGGAGGCGGCAAGAGGCTCAAGCTGGGTGCGGATTTCGGAAATGAACGCAAGATCAGTGACCTCCACCCGCGTCGCGAAAGTACCCCTCCGCGGATAGGAAACTACCAGGCGATCCAGCTCCAGCCGCTTCAGGGCTTCACGCACCGGAGTCCGACCGACGCCAAGGTCCTTGGCGAGGTCGTCGTCATTGATGAGGTCGCCAGGCTTGATGTCAAGCATCAGCAGCCGGTCCCGGATGCGCTCGTAGGCCACGTCAGCCAACGACCTCTTTGCCGAATCAGCAATTGCTAGAACTTCAAAAGCCATAGCGTGGACCCCTTTTCATTCAAGCCAAGAAGGCTATTGACCTCCACCACTGACCAGTATACGCTGAATGCCAGTCCTAATATATCAGTTCTAAAACTTGAAATATATCTAAAAGGAGGAGACATGACCCTAGTGGCGACAGACTCATCTACCAGCACGCTGCCTCAGTCGGAGGCCCGCGTGAAAGACCAGACGCAGAAGTTCGTGCTCACACTGTCGTGCGGCGAACGCGCGGGCATCGTCCAGGCGGTCACCACCTTTCTCTTCGAGCGTGGCTTTAACATCGACGAACACCAGCAGTTCGACGACGGCCTCCGCCAGACACTGCATCTGCGCACCGCCTTCTCCGGCTCGTCGGCCTACACCCCGGAGAGGCTCCAGGAAGAATTTCGTTCGATCGCTGACCGCTTCGACATGAAGTTCAGCTTCCATGACCAGACCAAGCAACGCGTCCTCGTGATGGTGTCCAAGTTCGGCCACTGCCTGAACGACCTGCTCTTCCGATGGCGTGGCGGAAGCCTCGGGGGCGACATCGCCCTTATAGTTTCCAACCATGAAACCCACCGGGCCATGGCCGAGGCCGCCGGCCTCCCCTTCATTTACCTCCCGGTAACCCCTGAGACAAAGTTGGATGCCGAACGGCGCCTGCTGGAACTGGTGGACGAGCATAACATTGACCTCGTCGTGCTCGCCCGGTACATGCAGGTATTGTCCGACGACCTCTGCCGCTCGCTGGAAGGCCGGGCTATCAACATCCACCACTCCTTCCTCCCGGGCTTCAAGGGTGCACGCCCTTACCACCAGGCCTACGACCGTGGAGTCAAGCTGGTGGGCGCAACGGCCCACTATGTAACCGCGGAACTGGATGAGGGGCCAATCATCGAACAGGAAGTCATCAGGGTCGACCACAGCTATGGACCGACCGCCCTCTCAACAGTCGGACAGGACGCCGAAGCACTGGCACTGTCACGCGCCGTGCGGTGGCACTGCGAACACCGTGTGCTGCTGGACCAAACCAGCACTGTCGTGTTCCGCTAAGCACGACCACCAAACCAGCAAAGACAAAACACGAAAATCAGCAGGAGAAACCACATGGCATCGACGCCAAGCATTGTCATTATCGGAGCTGGAATCGTCGGCACAAACCTGGCCGATGAACTGGTCGCCCGGGGTTGGAACAACATCACTGTCCTGGACCAGGGACCGCTGAACATGCCCGGGGGCTCCACGTCCCACGCCCCGGGTCTCGTCTTCCAAACGAACCCTTCAAAGACCATGGCTACCTTCGCCAGGTACACCGTTGAGAAGTTCTTGTCCCTGACCGAGGACGGCGTCAGTTGCTTCGACCAGGTCGGTGGCCTCGAAGTCGCCACCACCGAGACCCGCCTGGCGGATCTGAAGCGGAAGCTCGGATACGCCGCCGCGTGGGGAATCGAAGGCAAGATCCTTTCCCGCGCTGAGTGCAAGGAGCTCTACCCGCTCCTGAACGAGGAAGACATCCTGGGCGGGCTCCACGTCCCCAGTGACGGCCTGGCACGTGCCGCCCGGGCCGTCCAGCTGCTGATCCAGCGCACGGAATCCGCAGGCGTCAAGTACCTGGGCAACACCACGGTCACGGGCATTGAGCAGTCCGGCCGTCGCGTGACCGGTGTCGAGACCTCCGAAGGTGTCATCCCCGCCGACATCGTGGTCTCCTGCGCAGGCTTCTGGGGCGCCAAGATCGGCGAAATGATTGGCATGGTCGTCCCCCTTCTCCCCCTGGCCCACCAGTACGTCAAAACCACTCCGGTGCCAGCACAGAAGGGACGCAACGAACTTCCCAACGGGGCTTCGCTGCCGATTCTGCGGCACCAGGACCAGGACCTCTATTACCGCGAACACGGCGACCGCTACGGCATCGGCTCCTACGCGCACCGTCCCATGCCCGTGGACCTTGCGGACCTGGGCTCCTACGACGCCAACAGCATCAGCGAGCACAACATGCCCTCCCGCCTCGACTTCACCCTGGAGGACTTCCTCCCGGCATGGGAGGCCACCAAGCAGCTGCTTCCAGCGCTGCGGGAAAGCGACATCGAGGACGGCTTCAACGGCATCTTCTCCTTTACTCCCGACGGCGGGCCCCTGGTGGGCGAGTCCAAGGAGCTCGATGGCTTCTTCGTGGCCGAAGCCGTTTGGGTGACCCACTCGGCTGGCATCGCCCGGGCTGTTGCCGAACTCCTGACCACCGGAAAATCCCAGATCGACCTTGGTGAATGCGATATCCACCGTTTCGAAGAAGTCCAGCTGACCCCTGAGTATGTCAGCGAAACTTCCCAGCAGAACTTCGTAGAAATCTATGATGTCCTGCACCCCCTGCAGCCCAAGCTCTCCCCCCGCAACCTCCGCGTCAGCCCTTTTCACGCCCGTCACAAGGCACTGGGAGGGTTCTTCCTGGAGGGCGGCGGATGGGAGCGCCCCTACTGGTTTGAAGCCAACGCGGAACTGCTGAAGGAGATGCCGGCTGAGTGGCAGCCCCCGGCCCGTGATGCCTGGTCCGCGATGTTCAGCTCGCCCATTGCAGCCGCTGAAGCCTGGAAGACCCGTACCGCGGTGGCCATGTACGACATGACTCCGCTCAAGCGCCTCGAGATCTCCGGCCCGGGAGCACTGAAGCTGCTGCAGGAGCTCACCACAGCGGACCTGGCGAAGAAGCCCGGGGCAGTCACCTACACCCTCCTGCTGGACCACGCCGGCGGCATTCGAAGCGACATCACCGTGGCCCGGCTGAGCGAAGACACCTTCCAGCTCGGAGCCAACGGAAACATCGACACCGCATACTTTGAGCGGGCCGCCCGTCACCAGACCGAAAGCGGAACCGCCAGCGACTGGGTACAGGTGCGCGACACGACAGGCGGCACCTGCTGCATCGGTTTGTGGGGCCCCCTCGCCCGGGACCTGATCAGCACTGTCAGCAGCGACGACTTCTCCAACGACGGTCTTCGTTACTTCCGGGCCAAGCAGGTTGTCATCGGCGGCGTCACCGTGACCGCGATGCGCTTGTCCTACGTCGGCGAGCTGGGCTGGGAACTGTACACGAGCGCAGACAATGGCCAGCGCCTCTGGGATGCCCTGTGGAAGGCCGGGCAGCCCCACGGCGTCATCGCCGCGGGCCGGGCCGCCTTCAGCTCGCTGCGTCTGGAAAAGGGTTACCGCTCGTGGGGCACTGACATGACCACTGAGCACGACCCTCTGGAAGCCGGCCTCGGATTCGCCGTGAAGATGACCAAGGAAAACTTTGTCGGAAAGGCCGCCTTGGAAGGCCGCACCGAGGAGAACTCCGCCCGCCGCTTGCGCTGCCTGACGGTCGACGACGGCCGGAGCATCGTGCTGGGCAAGGAACCGGTCTTCTACAAGGACCAGGCAGTCGGCTATGTCACCAGTGCCGCCTACGGCTACACCGTCGCCAAGCCGATCGCCTACGCGTATCTTCCTGCCGCTGTCAGCGTTGGGGACTCGGTTGAGATCGAGTATTTCGGGCGGCGCATCCAGGCCACAGTCACCGCGGATCCGCTTTACGACCCGACGATGACCAGGCTCCGCGGCTAACCCACCCGCCAGACCATTCAAGGGCACGCGCCCCGGACTCGTCACCTCGCAACCAGAGTCCGGGCCGCTGCTCTTCCATGGCATCTCAACCCTGCCCAGTCGACTCAAGCTTCAGCCCAGGAAGACACATGATCAGTTCAGAAACAATCAACGCATACCTCGCAAGGCTTGCCTCGCGCGAACCAACCCCAGGCGGCGGCGCAGCCGCGGCGCTCCACGCCGCCCAGGGGGCAGCGCTCGTCGCCATGGTTGCCAGATACACCACCGGCTTGAAATACGAGCAGCACGACGAACTTGTACAAAGAATCATCAGCGCCGCCGACGGACTGGTAGTCGAGGCCCTGCGCCTGGCGGATGCTGACCAACATGCGTTCCAAGGCGTCATTGATTCGTACAAACTTCCGTCCGGGACGGAAGAGCTTAAAGCCGCACGGACGGCATCCATCCAGGAGGCGCTCATCCTGGCGGCGCAAACGCCCGCGCAGCTCATTAGGCTCGCCGGCGCCATCGTGGATCTTGCCACGGAACTTTTCGAGGTCGCGAATGCCAATGTGATCAGCGATGTCGCTGCTGCCGCCGACGCAGCCCGCGCAGCCGCAAGCACCGCCCGGGTGAACATCGACATTAACGTGGTGGCCATCAAAGACGCCGCGGCCCGTTCGCGGTTGGCTGACCAAACCGACGGCCTCGAGGAAAAGGTCATCCTGGCAGCAGACTCCCTCGTGGGGCGCGTGCGTGAAAGGATTCTCGGTTGAGTGCCGTACTCCTCTCCGGAAAACAACTGGCAGGGACCATTAAGCAGAAGGCCCAACATGAGGCCCGGGACCTCGAAGCCGACGGGCTACGCCCCACGCTCGCAGTGGTTGTGGCCACCGACGACGGCTCCACGCACTGGTACGTCCGGTCCATCGAACGTGCCGCCGAAAGTGCCGGCATCAGTTGCCGGATCGTGGACCTCGGCCCCGATGCCACCGGACAGGTCTTGGCCTCAGTCCTGAAGGACCTCAGCGAGGATCCATCCGTTCACGGCATCATCCTCCAGACGCCTCTGCCTCCCGGCGTCGGAACAGATGAGCTGGTCGGGCACATTGCCCCGGAGAAGGACGTCGATGGCGCGAACCCGTTGAGTCTTGGCCGCCTTGCTGTGGGCCAGCCCTCGTTCGCACCTGCCACCGCCCGCGCCGTAATCGAGATTCTTGACCACTTCGACATTCCGCTGGCAGGCCGGAATGTGGTCGTCATTGGCCGTTCCGCCGTGGTGGGAAAACCGCTGTCCCTGCTGCTGCTGGAGCGCGACGCCGCGGTTACCGTCTGCCACTCCAGGTCAGGGCCGTTGGAGAAATACACCAAGACCGCCGACGTCGTGGTCGTCGCAGCCGGGCGTACCGGTCTGTTGAACGGCGGCCATGTTTCGTCCGGGGCCATAGTCATAGACGTCGGCACCAACGTCCTTCCTGACGGATCCCTCGTCGGGGACGTCGACGAGGGTAGCGTGCGGGGCATCGCCGCGGCCCTGACTCCTGTCCCGGGCGGCGTCGGCTCCGTCACCACATCCCTGCTTCTTCTGCACACAACCGAGGCCGCGCGGGAACAGTTGCGTGCCTTGGTCCCGGGATCGGCCGGATGATCCACCCCGGGCACAACTGTTACCCCGTGGAACCCGTTCTCGTATCCACCGAAGGCGTGGAATCGCTTGAAGGGCGAGCCTTTGTGTCCGCGCTCGTGCAGGTGTTGAATTCCTTCTGCACGGCGCGGACTCAAACCGACCGGGATGTGCTGCACGCGCCCGGCGAATGCCCCGATGTTGTTTTCGTGACCTGCCGAGGCAACGCCGGGCACTGCATGCTCCGGATTATCCCCGGGCCGCAGGACTCCCCGTTCGGGGCGCCGGCGGAGATCACAGTCTTGGACCCTTCGCACCCCGGAGGCGCCGCTGCACGCTGCCGAGGCCCTGGCGCAGCTTCCCGCCCTCGCCGCAGTTCGCGGTTTCGGGCAACTGTCCGCTTCCCCGTCCCTCCACTGTGTTTCGCTTGCGGCCTATCCGGATCCGGAAGCGGCCTTCCACGAATTCTACGGACTCTCCAGCCACCGCGTCTGGCTGGACAGCTCGAACGCGATCACGGACGCCGTGGCGGGACGCAACCGCTACAGCATCATGGCTGACGATTCGGGCAGCCGCGGAATGAGGGCACAGCATGCGAACGGCGTGACTACCGTGGAGTCAAAGCTGGTGGTTGCCCGAATTCCAGGTCCCTTC harbors:
- a CDS encoding sarcosine oxidase subunit beta family protein; amino-acid sequence: MMADLLPEHPEFLWHNPDPKKSYDAVIVGGGGHGLATAYFLAKNHGMTNIAVLEKGWLAGGNMARNTTIIRSNYLWDESAAIYEHALKLWEILPEELEYDFLFSQRGVMNLAHTLGDVRESIRRVGANKLNGVDAEWLDPQQVKELCPILNINDNIRYPVMGATYQPRAGIAKHDHVAWAFARKCDELGVDIIQNCEVTGFVKDGNRVTGVKTNRGTINTEKVGLCAAGHSSVLAEMAGFRLPIQSHPLQALVSELHEPVHPTVVMSNHVHVYVSQAHKGELVMGAGVDSYNGYGQRGSFHVIEHQMAAAVELFPIFARAHVLRTWGGIVDTTLDASPIVGTSPVENMFVNCGWGTGGFKGTPAAGLTFAHTIATGTPHELNKPFALERFETGALIDEHGAAAVAH
- the glyA gene encoding serine hydroxymethyltransferase: MVDVLTRSLAETDPLIHAAVQQELLRQQGTLEMIASENFAPTAVMEAQGSVLTNKYAEGYPGKRYYGGCEHVDVVEQLAIDRLKSLFGSEFANVQPHSGAQANAAAMFALIQPGDTILGLNLAHGGHLTHGMRINFSGKLYKVVPYGVGEDTLLIDMAEVERLAVENKPKLIVAGWSAYSRQLDFAEFRRIADLVGAYLMVDMAHFAGLVAAGLHPNPVPHAHIVTSTTHKTLGGPRGGVILTNDADIAKKVNSAVFPGQQGGPLEHVIAAKAVAFKLAAEPAFRDRQERTLEGARIIAERMLSADVAESGVTVVSGGTDVHLVLVDLRNSELDGQQGEDRLHRIGITVNRNAVPFDPRPPMVSSGLRIGTPALATRGFGKAEFTEVADIIAAALKREFSDETVAELRQRVEILAGKFPLYPNLSSDATEVA
- a CDS encoding GntR family transcriptional regulator, whose product is MAFEVLAIADSAKRSLADVAYERIRDRLLMLDIKPGDLINDDDLAKDLGVGRTPVREALKRLELDRLVVSYPRRGTFATRVEVTDLAFISEIRTQLEPLAASRAARVATESMREQLRAVMRAVESFDTSAASVVETLRLDARVHQGIYAAAANPHLEDVLIRYDNLATRIWCLVLDRLPDLSRHVHEHVDLLRAVIDGDEARAAELARIHVTGFEHAVREALFAA
- the purU gene encoding formyltetrahydrofolate deformylase, translating into MTLVATDSSTSTLPQSEARVKDQTQKFVLTLSCGERAGIVQAVTTFLFERGFNIDEHQQFDDGLRQTLHLRTAFSGSSAYTPERLQEEFRSIADRFDMKFSFHDQTKQRVLVMVSKFGHCLNDLLFRWRGGSLGGDIALIVSNHETHRAMAEAAGLPFIYLPVTPETKLDAERRLLELVDEHNIDLVVLARYMQVLSDDLCRSLEGRAINIHHSFLPGFKGARPYHQAYDRGVKLVGATAHYVTAELDEGPIIEQEVIRVDHSYGPTALSTVGQDAEALALSRAVRWHCEHRVLLDQTSTVVFR
- a CDS encoding FAD-dependent oxidoreductase; translated protein: MASTPSIVIIGAGIVGTNLADELVARGWNNITVLDQGPLNMPGGSTSHAPGLVFQTNPSKTMATFARYTVEKFLSLTEDGVSCFDQVGGLEVATTETRLADLKRKLGYAAAWGIEGKILSRAECKELYPLLNEEDILGGLHVPSDGLARAARAVQLLIQRTESAGVKYLGNTTVTGIEQSGRRVTGVETSEGVIPADIVVSCAGFWGAKIGEMIGMVVPLLPLAHQYVKTTPVPAQKGRNELPNGASLPILRHQDQDLYYREHGDRYGIGSYAHRPMPVDLADLGSYDANSISEHNMPSRLDFTLEDFLPAWEATKQLLPALRESDIEDGFNGIFSFTPDGGPLVGESKELDGFFVAEAVWVTHSAGIARAVAELLTTGKSQIDLGECDIHRFEEVQLTPEYVSETSQQNFVEIYDVLHPLQPKLSPRNLRVSPFHARHKALGGFFLEGGGWERPYWFEANAELLKEMPAEWQPPARDAWSAMFSSPIAAAEAWKTRTAVAMYDMTPLKRLEISGPGALKLLQELTTADLAKKPGAVTYTLLLDHAGGIRSDITVARLSEDTFQLGANGNIDTAYFERAARHQTESGTASDWVQVRDTTGGTCCIGLWGPLARDLISTVSSDDFSNDGLRYFRAKQVVIGGVTVTAMRLSYVGELGWELYTSADNGQRLWDALWKAGQPHGVIAAGRAAFSSLRLEKGYRSWGTDMTTEHDPLEAGLGFAVKMTKENFVGKAALEGRTEENSARRLRCLTVDDGRSIVLGKEPVFYKDQAVGYVTSAAYGYTVAKPIAYAYLPAAVSVGDSVEIEYFGRRIQATVTADPLYDPTMTRLRG
- a CDS encoding cyclodeaminase/cyclohydrolase family protein, which codes for MISSETINAYLARLASREPTPGGGAAAALHAAQGAALVAMVARYTTGLKYEQHDELVQRIISAADGLVVEALRLADADQHAFQGVIDSYKLPSGTEELKAARTASIQEALILAAQTPAQLIRLAGAIVDLATELFEVANANVISDVAAAADAARAAASTARVNIDINVVAIKDAAARSRLADQTDGLEEKVILAADSLVGRVRERILG
- a CDS encoding bifunctional 5,10-methylenetetrahydrofolate dehydrogenase/5,10-methenyltetrahydrofolate cyclohydrolase → MSAVLLSGKQLAGTIKQKAQHEARDLEADGLRPTLAVVVATDDGSTHWYVRSIERAAESAGISCRIVDLGPDATGQVLASVLKDLSEDPSVHGIILQTPLPPGVGTDELVGHIAPEKDVDGANPLSLGRLAVGQPSFAPATARAVIEILDHFDIPLAGRNVVVIGRSAVVGKPLSLLLLERDAAVTVCHSRSGPLEKYTKTADVVVVAAGRTGLLNGGHVSSGAIVIDVGTNVLPDGSLVGDVDEGSVRGIAAALTPVPGGVGSVTTSLLLLHTTEAAREQLRALVPGSAG